In Acinetobacter sp. C32I, one genomic interval encodes:
- a CDS encoding MFS transporter — translation MKQDEHLMTSRRFAPMFFTQFFGALNDNVYKQALLLVITYGWIQQQSTPVSTLNNLAALLFILPYFFFSATAGQIADKYERSQLIRFIKILEIVIMLIGTAGFLLGNLWLLLFALFLMGTHSTCFGPIKYAILPEILKPQELMSGNALFQSGTSIAILLGMILGGAVIATSEGNLLWISLTVVTIACLGYLCSRFILPQKVAAPDLKIDWNFIRTSFQTIKYAKSIPIVFVILLGNSWYWFYGATYLTQIPQLTQQNLHASENVVSLLLTFFSVGIGVGSLLCRKIGGSDINIKMVPYGAIGLTVFALYLAASLAFVPERTGDLLSLKDMFTLGAVYYHVMLAVTLLGISGGFYIVPLYAMMQAYSPRSHRARVVAANNILNAVFMVSSAVFSILILSILKIDIKILFTITAVLSAIFSFWLLKRLKPLLENAPNTLED, via the coding sequence ATGAAACAAGACGAGCACTTAATGACTTCGCGTCGGTTCGCCCCGATGTTTTTCACTCAGTTCTTTGGCGCACTTAATGATAATGTTTATAAGCAAGCGTTGCTGTTAGTTATTACCTATGGCTGGATTCAACAACAAAGCACCCCTGTCAGTACCCTCAATAATTTAGCTGCTTTATTGTTTATTTTGCCCTACTTCTTTTTTTCGGCAACTGCAGGCCAAATCGCGGATAAATACGAGCGCTCACAACTGATCCGCTTTATTAAAATATTAGAAATCGTAATCATGTTGATTGGTACTGCTGGCTTCTTGCTTGGGAATTTGTGGTTACTGTTGTTCGCTTTGTTTTTAATGGGCACTCATTCCACCTGTTTTGGCCCAATCAAATATGCCATTTTGCCTGAGATTTTAAAGCCGCAAGAGCTCATGTCAGGTAATGCGCTATTCCAGTCAGGTACATCGATTGCGATTTTACTGGGAATGATTCTAGGCGGCGCCGTAATTGCCACATCTGAGGGCAACTTACTCTGGATTAGTCTTACCGTCGTTACAATTGCTTGCTTAGGCTATTTATGCAGTCGATTTATTCTGCCTCAGAAAGTCGCCGCACCCGATTTAAAAATTGACTGGAACTTTATTCGCACCAGTTTTCAAACCATTAAATATGCCAAAAGTATCCCCATCGTATTTGTAATTTTGCTAGGCAACTCATGGTATTGGTTCTATGGCGCAACCTACCTAACCCAAATTCCGCAACTGACGCAACAAAACCTACATGCTTCAGAAAATGTGGTGAGCCTATTACTTACCTTTTTCTCGGTCGGCATTGGTGTCGGTTCTTTACTTTGCCGAAAAATTGGTGGGTCAGACATTAATATCAAGATGGTGCCTTATGGTGCAATTGGTTTAACCGTTTTCGCACTATATCTGGCAGCAAGCCTTGCTTTTGTACCTGAGCGTACGGGTGACTTACTCAGCTTAAAAGATATGTTTACACTCGGTGCAGTCTATTATCATGTGATGTTGGCAGTAACTTTGCTGGGCATTAGCGGTGGATTTTATATCGTTCCACTCTATGCCATGATGCAGGCCTATTCACCACGCTCACACCGAGCACGAGTTGTGGCAGCAAATAATATTTTAAATGCTGTATTTATGGTCTCTTCCGCAGTTTTCTCGATTTTAATCTTAAGCATTTTAAAAATTGATATTAAAATCTTATTTACCATTACCGCTGTTTTAAGTGCAATTTTTTCATTTTGGTTATTAAAACGCCTAAAACCTTTATTGGAAAATGCTCCCAATACTTTAGAGGATTAA
- the coq7 gene encoding 2-polyprenyl-3-methyl-6-methoxy-1,4-benzoquinone monooxygenase, with protein sequence MRHYTGLDKMIHSFDQALRSLVPGATSAQRTNPASDEPSQLCVSDARHVAGLMRVNHSGEVCAQALYHGQALTAKLPHVREEMQQAAIEEQDHLAWCEDRLKELDSHTSVLNPIWYGLSYGMGAIAGIAGDKYSLGFVAETERQVSQHLQEHIQQLPAHDERSRKILVQMNEDELHHRDTALEAGGVDLPAPVRITMTAISKLMTKTSYYL encoded by the coding sequence ATGCGTCATTACACAGGTCTCGATAAAATGATTCATTCGTTTGATCAAGCCTTACGTAGTTTGGTACCAGGTGCAACCAGTGCACAACGAACGAATCCTGCCAGTGATGAACCGTCACAACTTTGTGTCAGTGATGCCCGTCATGTTGCAGGCTTAATGCGTGTGAACCATAGTGGTGAAGTCTGTGCTCAAGCGCTTTATCACGGTCAGGCACTCACTGCAAAATTGCCGCATGTTCGTGAAGAAATGCAGCAAGCTGCAATTGAAGAGCAAGACCATTTAGCTTGGTGCGAAGATCGCTTAAAAGAACTAGATAGTCACACCAGTGTGTTAAATCCAATTTGGTATGGTTTATCTTATGGTATGGGTGCGATTGCAGGGATTGCAGGCGACAAATACAGCTTAGGTTTTGTGGCAGAAACTGAACGTCAAGTTAGCCAGCACCTACAGGAACATATTCAACAACTTCCTGCACATGATGAACGTTCACGTAAAATTTTAGTCCAGATGAATGAAGATGAATTGCATCATCGCGATACCGCTTTAGAAGCCGGCGGTGTGGACTTACCTGCACCTGTGCGGATTACCATGACTGCCATTTCAAAACTCATGACTAAAACCAGTTATTATCTTTAA
- a CDS encoding DUF2799 domain-containing protein has product MKLILILSTLTVLLSGCAAMSVEQCKTANWFNVGERDGSDGHESRLDKYYSSCQKANIVPNQKLYEQGYQKGLGYYCRPEIIFSEALEGRGDIRVCPIEKRESLRSYYQVAYEYYQADSEFNRSQNDMNRYLKELERKDLSSKVRDDYQKRLYDLRINSSWVQSRYQQAVRDLERFKAEHGLY; this is encoded by the coding sequence ATGAAGCTTATTTTAATTTTATCGACTTTAACGGTTTTACTTTCGGGTTGTGCGGCCATGAGTGTCGAGCAATGCAAAACAGCAAATTGGTTTAATGTGGGCGAAAGAGATGGCTCCGATGGGCATGAATCCCGTTTAGACAAATATTATTCTTCCTGTCAAAAAGCCAATATTGTGCCCAATCAAAAGCTATATGAACAAGGCTATCAAAAAGGTCTAGGCTATTATTGCCGACCAGAAATTATTTTTAGTGAAGCGCTCGAAGGTCGTGGCGATATTCGTGTTTGTCCAATCGAAAAACGTGAATCCTTGCGCAGCTACTATCAAGTCGCCTATGAGTATTATCAAGCAGATTCAGAGTTTAATCGCTCTCAAAATGATATGAACCGTTATTTGAAAGAGCTGGAACGGAAAGATCTTTCAAGCAAAGTTCGGGATGATTATCAAAAACGTTTATATGATCTACGTATCAATAGTAGTTGGGTACAGTCACGTTATCAGCAGGCTGTCAGAGATCTAGAACGCTTTAAGGCCGAACATGGTTTGTATTAA
- a CDS encoding 2-amino-4-hydroxy-6-hydroxymethyldihydropteridine diphosphokinase, giving the protein MNATETIFALALASNVQQQQNFTFAYEQLASLGTVEFSPIYEIPCRDGIGADYWNSACLLKSRLCVDEVTEILKQLEMESGRVRPSHYISLDIDVIAWGETLDHMQFNPKKLPLALDVKIPLYDLWQHADLAYLQSMHYPVITM; this is encoded by the coding sequence TTGAACGCAACAGAAACAATTTTTGCGCTCGCACTGGCGAGTAATGTCCAGCAGCAACAAAATTTCACTTTTGCCTATGAGCAGCTCGCAAGTTTGGGCACAGTGGAATTTTCTCCGATTTATGAAATTCCATGTCGAGACGGGATCGGGGCTGATTATTGGAATTCTGCCTGCCTATTAAAGAGTCGGCTTTGTGTCGATGAAGTGACAGAAATCCTTAAACAATTAGAAATGGAGTCTGGTCGAGTTCGCCCGTCACATTATATTAGTTTGGATATTGATGTGATTGCGTGGGGTGAAACTTTAGATCATATGCAATTTAATCCAAAAAAGTTACCATTGGCTTTGGATGTAAAAATTCCTTTATATGATTTATGGCAGCATGCAGATTTAGCCTATCTTCAAAGCATGCATTATCCTGTCATTACAATGTAA
- the folB gene encoding dihydroneopterin aldolase: MDAIIIEGLKVDTVVGCFNWERQIIQPLMLDLTIHNDLSHAAHSDELEDTLNYAQLCELAAQVIQEAKPKLIEHAAQLVLECLFTTFPSIESISITIRKPAIIAQANAVGIRLERNRNNFCARTGE, from the coding sequence ATGGATGCCATTATAATTGAAGGGTTGAAGGTTGATACTGTGGTTGGCTGTTTCAATTGGGAACGCCAGATTATTCAACCTTTAATGCTAGATCTCACCATTCATAATGATCTATCACACGCTGCCCATTCGGATGAGCTAGAAGATACGCTCAACTATGCGCAGCTTTGTGAGCTTGCAGCCCAAGTTATACAAGAGGCGAAACCGAAACTAATTGAGCACGCTGCACAATTGGTACTCGAATGTCTATTTACGACATTTCCTTCGATCGAATCGATCAGTATCACTATTCGCAAACCCGCCATCATTGCACAAGCCAATGCAGTAGGAATTCGCCTTGAACGCAACAGAAACAATTTTTGCGCTCGCACTGGCGAGTAA
- a CDS encoding AarF/UbiB family protein gives MKRNILFDGLRSVARIGETVVVAAQAGVKYATEKPSNAKLMRETFESLGSTYIKLGQFIASTPSLFPREYVQEFQGCLDQTPTLPFSYIQKVLAEEFEGRNLNEIFSFIDEKPLASASIAQVHAARLVTGEDVVLKVQKPGVETILYTDLNVVHWATKLLEKAVPKIKFASLSEIVDEIKTRMVREVDFIEEAQNLDDFIQYLNVSGNQAATAPKVYHQFSTRRVLTMQRLYGVSLTDFDVVKQYAKDPTQVLITAMNTWFGSLMLCKSFHADLHAGNLMLLEDGRIGFIDFGIVGQLNPEVWTACMAFMDALQHTNYNAMAENMLKMGMTHQKIDTQVLADDLERLFSGVLLADPQEILSSNPADLNDIMMDMVAVGERHGIKFPRDFALLFKQMLYFDRFMRVLAPYTDIYADQRLKMVHNIEPASFLKH, from the coding sequence ATGAAAAGAAATATTTTATTCGATGGATTACGATCTGTTGCACGTATTGGTGAAACAGTGGTGGTTGCAGCACAAGCAGGTGTGAAATATGCAACTGAAAAACCAAGCAACGCCAAACTTATGCGTGAGACCTTTGAGTCGCTTGGTTCGACTTATATCAAACTGGGGCAATTTATTGCCAGTACGCCGTCTTTATTCCCCCGCGAATATGTTCAGGAATTTCAAGGCTGTTTAGATCAAACCCCGACCTTACCATTTAGCTATATTCAAAAAGTATTGGCAGAAGAGTTCGAAGGCCGCAATCTCAATGAAATTTTCAGTTTTATTGATGAAAAACCTTTGGCTTCAGCCTCAATTGCACAAGTCCATGCCGCTCGACTAGTCACGGGTGAAGATGTGGTATTAAAAGTTCAGAAACCGGGTGTCGAAACCATTTTATATACTGACTTAAATGTAGTGCATTGGGCGACAAAGCTTTTAGAAAAAGCTGTGCCAAAAATCAAGTTTGCATCGCTTTCTGAAATCGTAGATGAGATCAAAACACGTATGGTCCGTGAAGTCGATTTTATTGAAGAGGCTCAGAACCTAGATGACTTCATTCAGTACTTGAATGTGTCAGGTAACCAAGCGGCAACTGCACCAAAAGTTTATCACCAGTTTTCGACTCGTCGTGTGCTCACTATGCAGCGTTTATATGGTGTGTCATTGACTGACTTTGATGTGGTGAAACAATACGCCAAAGACCCGACGCAAGTCTTGATTACGGCCATGAATACTTGGTTTGGCAGTTTAATGCTATGTAAGAGTTTCCATGCGGATTTACATGCAGGCAATCTGATGCTGCTTGAAGATGGTCGTATTGGGTTTATTGATTTCGGTATTGTTGGGCAACTAAACCCTGAGGTGTGGACAGCATGTATGGCGTTTATGGATGCTTTACAGCATACCAATTACAACGCAATGGCTGAAAATATGCTGAAAATGGGCATGACTCATCAGAAAATTGATACTCAAGTCTTGGCTGATGATTTAGAGCGTTTATTTAGTGGTGTGTTATTGGCAGATCCACAAGAAATTCTCAGTTCCAATCCAGCAGATTTGAATGACATCATGATGGATATGGTGGCTGTAGGTGAGCGTCATGGGATCAAATTTCCGCGTGACTTCGCCTTGTTATTCAAGCAAATGCTATATTTTGATCGTTTCATGCGTGTTCTCGCACCATATACCGATATTTATGCTGACCAACGTTTAAAAATGGTTCACAATATTGAACCTGCTTCGTTTTTAAAGCATTAA
- a CDS encoding HesA/MoeB/ThiF family protein: MSDHLENEFELSNEEMHLYSRQILLDGWDIEAQEKLKLANVLIIGAGGIGCTSAELLARAGVGKITIVDADTIEISNLQRQIAFTANDLGRYKAEILAKHLQDINPHIQVSYQNIRFDETNADELVQHQDVVLDGCDNFTTRYLVNTVCKKHQVPLISASAIGFEGQMFMVDADSACYECLFPKEEHANEGLRCAESGVLATTPIMIASLQAHHTLLFLGLGLTPLKQKLLLWNGLNLSQRILKFEKDVNCPVCQAT, from the coding sequence GTGTCAGATCATTTAGAAAACGAATTTGAGCTAAGCAATGAGGAAATGCATCTCTATAGTCGTCAGATTTTATTAGATGGTTGGGATATCGAAGCACAAGAAAAACTCAAACTCGCGAATGTGCTGATTATCGGAGCAGGTGGGATAGGTTGCACCAGTGCCGAGCTATTGGCACGCGCAGGTGTGGGCAAGATTACCATTGTCGATGCCGATACCATTGAAATAAGTAATCTACAAAGACAAATCGCATTTACAGCAAATGATTTAGGTCGGTACAAAGCCGAAATATTGGCTAAACATCTACAAGACATTAATCCGCATATACAGGTCAGCTATCAAAATATACGATTCGATGAAACGAATGCTGATGAACTCGTACAGCATCAAGATGTAGTCTTAGATGGTTGCGATAATTTTACCACCCGTTATCTGGTCAATACAGTATGTAAAAAGCATCAAGTCCCACTCATCAGTGCGTCAGCGATTGGTTTTGAGGGGCAGATGTTTATGGTGGATGCTGATTCAGCCTGTTATGAATGCCTCTTTCCAAAAGAAGAGCATGCCAATGAAGGTCTACGCTGTGCAGAGTCTGGCGTATTGGCAACCACACCTATAATGATAGCGTCATTACAAGCACATCACACTTTGTTGTTTTTAGGGCTTGGTCTGACGCCATTGAAGCAAAAATTATTGCTTTGGAATGGCTTAAATCTATCGCAACGCATTCTTAAATTTGAAAAAGATGTAAATTGTCCAGTTTGTCAGGCAACTTGA
- a CDS encoding lipase secretion chaperone has translation MNGKFLNNKTISIVLIACLLLLLALIYWIFKPDAQNSQQAPNLQAQSQVSENGLEAGSQNNQKGKMPELASSLRGTEIDCPIQVDANSKLILTVGIRSCFDYFFSSLGEKTETELIADIRQYLSATLPDTASSYASYLLDQYVAYTHALKNIKPTGNFKTGDIDGYQKVIEQMYKVQQQFFNAAEINALFGNERNLNQFNIDQMRIHANKTLSAQQKAAELAKLIDQLPTTLADGVRVSMQFAELQQLTQEVREKGGSAQELRNMRESLLGPEAADRLEKVDQEEAGWQTQVNGYLAERDQILKSDASDASKQQSINQLRNQSFGTKEDLLRAQSYEMMHDRK, from the coding sequence ATGAACGGTAAATTTTTGAATAATAAAACCATTAGTATAGTTTTAATCGCATGTTTATTGCTCTTGTTGGCTTTAATCTATTGGATATTTAAACCCGATGCTCAAAATAGCCAGCAAGCGCCAAATCTGCAGGCTCAATCACAGGTCTCCGAAAATGGCTTAGAGGCAGGTTCGCAAAATAATCAAAAAGGCAAAATGCCTGAATTGGCATCTTCATTGCGAGGCACTGAAATTGACTGTCCGATTCAGGTTGATGCCAATAGTAAATTGATTTTAACCGTTGGAATTCGTAGTTGTTTTGATTATTTCTTTTCTAGTTTAGGTGAAAAAACTGAAACGGAACTGATTGCAGATATTCGACAGTATCTCAGTGCGACTTTACCTGACACGGCTTCAAGTTATGCCAGTTATCTGCTGGATCAATATGTCGCCTATACCCACGCCTTAAAAAATATAAAACCGACGGGCAATTTTAAAACGGGTGATATTGATGGTTATCAAAAAGTAATTGAGCAGATGTACAAAGTACAACAGCAATTTTTTAATGCGGCTGAGATCAATGCCTTATTTGGCAATGAACGTAATTTGAACCAGTTTAATATTGATCAAATGCGTATCCATGCCAATAAAACCCTGAGCGCTCAGCAAAAGGCGGCTGAGTTGGCGAAATTGATTGATCAACTTCCAACAACTTTGGCTGATGGCGTTCGGGTTTCGATGCAATTTGCCGAATTGCAGCAGCTGACTCAAGAGGTGCGGGAAAAGGGTGGTTCTGCACAAGAGCTGCGCAATATGCGTGAAAGCTTATTAGGGCCTGAAGCGGCAGATCGTTTGGAAAAGGTTGATCAAGAAGAAGCAGGATGGCAAACGCAGGTGAATGGATATTTGGCTGAACGTGACCAAATTTTAAAAAGTGATGCAAGTGATGCCAGTAAACAACAGTCGATTAATCAGTTACGTAATCAATCCTTTGGAACGAAAGAAGATTTATTAAGAGCGCAGTCATATGAAATGATGCATGATCGGAAGTAG
- a CDS encoding triacylglycerol lipase: MKKKYLNVMALMAGMVVSSGSVVHAGLFDFFAPKASWQNCNVNSCSVGGSTSVTSSYAKTKYPILLAHGMAGFSAVGPLQYWNGITEDLVGNGANVFVAQQASFNSSEVRGEQLLLQAKQVLAITGAEKINLIGHSHGSQSVRYVASLLPNKVASVTAVGGPTKGSDVADVVDSVVKSPVGPALAPIIAAGVNAFFSLVGIGSGHYYDQDALAGLNSLTTSGSANFNQRFPAGVPTTACGSGTELVNGVRYYSWSGTSPFTNALDPMDYALTATSLLISGENDGLVPRCSSHLGTVIRDNYAFNHLDEVNQILGLVGFLQNPVTPYRTQANRLKNQGL; the protein is encoded by the coding sequence GTGAAGAAAAAATATTTAAATGTCATGGCGCTGATGGCAGGCATGGTGGTGAGCAGCGGATCTGTGGTACATGCAGGTTTGTTCGATTTTTTTGCACCAAAGGCATCATGGCAAAACTGTAATGTGAACTCTTGTTCAGTCGGCGGTAGCACCAGTGTTACATCAAGCTATGCAAAAACCAAGTATCCGATTCTACTTGCGCACGGGATGGCAGGCTTCTCTGCTGTTGGTCCTTTGCAATATTGGAATGGCATTACCGAGGACTTGGTGGGTAATGGTGCGAATGTATTCGTTGCACAGCAAGCTTCTTTTAATTCATCGGAAGTACGCGGCGAGCAATTGTTGCTACAGGCGAAGCAAGTATTAGCAATTACAGGTGCGGAGAAAATTAACTTAATTGGTCATAGTCATGGCTCTCAATCGGTTCGTTATGTCGCCAGTTTGTTGCCTAACAAAGTTGCTTCAGTCACAGCAGTGGGTGGTCCTACCAAAGGTTCAGATGTTGCAGATGTGGTTGACTCAGTGGTTAAGTCTCCTGTGGGACCAGCACTTGCACCGATTATTGCTGCAGGCGTAAATGCCTTCTTCTCGTTGGTGGGGATTGGTTCAGGACATTATTATGATCAAGATGCACTGGCGGGCTTAAATTCATTAACCACTAGCGGTTCAGCAAACTTTAACCAACGTTTTCCAGCAGGTGTACCAACCACAGCTTGTGGTTCAGGAACAGAACTGGTCAATGGTGTACGTTATTATTCATGGAGTGGAACCAGTCCATTTACCAATGCTTTAGATCCAATGGATTATGCATTAACAGCAACTTCTTTACTGATTTCTGGTGAAAATGATGGCTTGGTGCCACGTTGTTCGAGTCATTTGGGCACCGTGATTCGTGACAATTATGCATTTAACCATTTGGATGAAGTGAATCAGATTCTCGGTTTGGTTGGATTCTTACAGAACCCAGTAACACCTTATCGTACTCAAGCAAATCGCTTAAAAAATCAAGGTTTATAA
- a CDS encoding AraC family transcriptional regulator has product MSIPRLHNQHFISSSYAHLLSEVVSRWNISAETLFWGTGVEIDKLFDLNDKISLNAFKKVIARTIELTQEQGIGFYAGTQLKISSHGLLGFTVAISKNALEAIETINQFVSLQCSFVELNFKVENELAYYNIAYDRALLNFNDESDTQAYEFSCIFFLTGFVHLVRFFIPDFKPSVDLQCKYPDYFSRFDEILASTFAEIRYEQLHTRLIAAATFLDAPLSMADPLTAEKFKLLCQKELDELLATQDILQRVKYLIDDKTEGLLSIDQVAQKLNLTKRTLQRMLQEKMISFQMLYDEVRKEKAKKLMLNPFMTKDELAKKLGYSSLSSFNRAYKRWEIE; this is encoded by the coding sequence ATGAGTATTCCCCGTCTTCATAATCAGCATTTTATTAGCAGCTCTTATGCACACCTACTGAGTGAGGTGGTATCACGATGGAATATTTCAGCTGAAACCTTATTCTGGGGCACTGGTGTTGAAATCGACAAACTATTTGATCTCAATGATAAGATCAGCCTGAATGCCTTTAAAAAAGTGATTGCCCGAACCATTGAACTGACACAGGAACAAGGCATCGGTTTTTATGCAGGTACGCAGTTAAAAATCAGTTCGCATGGCTTACTCGGTTTTACCGTTGCCATTTCAAAAAATGCCTTAGAGGCTATTGAAACCATTAACCAATTTGTCAGCTTGCAATGTTCATTTGTCGAATTAAATTTTAAAGTTGAGAATGAACTCGCCTATTACAACATTGCCTATGATCGTGCCTTACTGAATTTTAATGATGAATCGGATACACAAGCCTACGAATTTAGCTGTATTTTCTTTCTGACTGGTTTTGTGCATTTAGTCCGTTTCTTCATTCCAGATTTCAAGCCAAGTGTTGATCTACAATGTAAATACCCTGATTATTTTTCTCGCTTTGATGAGATCTTAGCATCGACTTTCGCAGAAATACGTTATGAACAGCTTCATACCCGCTTAATTGCTGCTGCAACTTTTCTAGATGCCCCACTCAGTATGGCCGATCCGCTTACCGCAGAAAAATTTAAATTACTGTGCCAAAAAGAGCTGGATGAACTACTTGCAACCCAAGATATTTTACAACGGGTCAAATATCTAATTGATGATAAAACAGAAGGCTTACTAAGTATTGATCAAGTTGCTCAAAAGCTAAACCTGACCAAAAGAACTTTACAACGGATGTTGCAAGAAAAAATGATCAGCTTTCAAATGCTGTACGATGAAGTCCGAAAGGAAAAAGCCAAGAAGCTGATGCTGAATCCATTTATGACCAAAGATGAGCTTGCTAAAAAGCTGGGGTATTCCTCTCTTTCAAGTTTTAATCGTGCCTATAAACGTTGGGAAATTGAATAA
- a CDS encoding flavin reductase family protein yields the protein MSQSEITAVELSKAYRLLNHGPTVLVSAQYGQERNVMAAAWACALELTPAKVTVVLDKSTKTRQLVEQSGYFALQVPCYAQIDMVHQLGSISQFDHPSKLEECKTELFYQDDFPVPLVAGSLAWLVCKVIPEPHNQQAHDLFIGSVVGAWADSRVFRDGHWHFQEASKALRSLHYIAGGTFYLIGDEVKAK from the coding sequence ATGAGTCAGTCAGAAATTACCGCTGTTGAACTTTCTAAAGCTTATCGCCTGCTCAATCATGGCCCGACAGTTTTGGTTTCTGCTCAGTATGGGCAAGAACGTAATGTCATGGCCGCAGCTTGGGCCTGTGCTTTAGAGTTAACACCTGCAAAGGTCACTGTGGTCTTGGATAAAAGTACCAAGACCCGCCAATTGGTTGAGCAAAGTGGTTATTTTGCCTTACAAGTACCCTGCTATGCGCAAATTGATATGGTGCATCAACTCGGAAGCATTAGCCAGTTTGATCATCCAAGCAAGTTAGAAGAATGTAAAACTGAATTGTTTTACCAAGATGATTTTCCTGTCCCACTAGTGGCAGGTAGTCTGGCTTGGCTGGTCTGTAAAGTGATTCCAGAACCACACAATCAACAAGCGCATGATTTATTTATCGGCTCGGTGGTGGGTGCTTGGGCTGATTCACGGGTATTCCGCGATGGACATTGGCACTTTCAAGAGGCCAGTAAAGCGTTGCGTAGTCTGCATTACATTGCAGGCGGTACATTTTATTTGATTGGTGATGAAGTTAAGGCCAAATAA
- a CDS encoding 3-hydroxyacyl-CoA dehydrogenase — MKIQGKHFVITGGGSGLGAATAEYLVEKGASVTLVDMNIEAGEQQAQTLGAAAEFVKLDVTDEAAAEQFFKAVLAKHGSVYGLINCAGIGPSAKVVGKEGVHDLAMFSKTLHINVTGTFNMLRFAAEAMSKNTVAEGDEDRGVIVNTASVAAFDGQIGQAAYSASKGAVVAMTLPIARELARHGIRVMTIAPGIMETPMLKGLPQNVQDALGQMVPYPSRLGRPEEFARLVAHIAENSYLNGEVIRLDGAIRMAAK; from the coding sequence ATGAAAATTCAGGGAAAACATTTTGTTATTACAGGTGGCGGTTCAGGCCTAGGTGCAGCAACAGCAGAATATTTAGTTGAAAAAGGTGCTTCTGTGACACTCGTCGATATGAATATCGAAGCTGGCGAACAACAAGCACAGACCTTGGGCGCAGCAGCAGAATTTGTAAAACTAGATGTGACCGATGAAGCGGCAGCAGAACAGTTCTTTAAAGCTGTATTGGCGAAACATGGCAGCGTATATGGCCTGATTAACTGTGCAGGCATTGGTCCATCTGCAAAAGTCGTCGGTAAAGAAGGCGTACATGATTTGGCCATGTTCTCAAAAACCTTGCATATCAATGTCACAGGGACATTCAATATGTTGCGTTTCGCAGCGGAGGCCATGAGCAAAAATACTGTTGCTGAAGGCGATGAAGATCGAGGCGTGATTGTGAATACAGCGTCAGTGGCTGCCTTTGATGGTCAGATTGGACAAGCGGCTTATTCAGCATCAAAAGGTGCTGTGGTGGCGATGACTTTACCGATTGCACGAGAGTTAGCACGGCATGGTATTCGTGTCATGACCATTGCTCCAGGGATTATGGAAACCCCAATGTTGAAAGGCTTACCTCAAAATGTACAAGATGCCTTAGGACAAATGGTGCCTTATCCATCACGTTTAGGTCGCCCAGAAGAGTTCGCGCGTTTAGTGGCGCATATTGCTGAAAACTCCTATTTGAATGGTGAAGTGATCCGTTTGGATGGTGCAATCCGTATGGCTGCCAAGTAA